The Toxotes jaculatrix isolate fToxJac2 chromosome 14, fToxJac2.pri, whole genome shotgun sequence genome window below encodes:
- the foxq1a gene encoding forkhead box protein Q1a — MKLEVLCGSHYDMKHFEMSSDAEGSVRSPLSAEEELGSDGDCVAHSPPPVTPCGNSKSKPYTRRPKPPFSYIALIAMAIRDSPCGRLTLAEINDYLMKKFPFFRGSYTGWRNSVRHNLSLNDCFLKVLRDPSRPWGKDNYWMLNPHSEYTFADGVFRRRRKRINKKFSKEQEVSEHAEEPQSIAQSSAPTKTDSCAKFTSSFAIDSILSKPFKRDSTKEHFPLLPAFTWPCYPELMTPHSNTPASFPYVNAPCHMDSYAAAAHVSNVYGVGLLSQTAMQYQK; from the coding sequence ATGAAGTTGGAGGTGTTGTGCGGGAGCCACTATGACATGAAACATTTCGAGATGTCCAGTGATGCAGAGGGGAGTGTGcgctctcctctttctgctgaggaggagctggggtCGGATGGAGACTGCGTGGCGCACAGTCCTCCACCTGTTACTCCCTGCGGCAACAGCAAATCAAAGCCGTACACACGGAGACCCAAACCCCCGTTCTCATACATCGCCCTCATCGCCATGGCTATCCGGGACTCCCCGTGTGGACGTCTGACTTTGGCGGAAATAAACGACTATCTGATGAAAAAGTTTCCGTTCTTCAGGGGCAGCTACACCGGCTGGAGGAACTCCGTTCGACACAACTTGTCTCTTAATGACTGCTTTCTTAAAGTGCTCCGGGACCCGTCGAGACCTTGGGGGAAAGACAATTACTGGATGCTCAATCCTCACAGCGAGTACACGTTTGCTGACGGGGTGTTTCGGCGCAGAAGGAAGCGCATCAACAAAAAGTTCAGCAAAGAGCAGGAGGTGTCCGAGCACGCAGAGGAGCCGCAGAGCATAGCGCAGTCTTCAGCCCCCACCAAGACGGATTCATGTGCCAAGTTCACCAGCTCCTTTGCTATAGACAGCATCCTCAGCAAACCCTTCAAGAGAGACTCAACTAAAGAacactttcctctcctcccgGCCTTCACCTGGCCATGCTACCCTGAACTAATGACGCCTCATTCAAATACACCTGCCTCATTTCCGTACGTGAATGCACCTTGCCATATGGACTCCTATGCTGCTGCTGCGCATGTGTCAAACGTCTATGGCGTTGGGCTGCTTTCACAGACAGCCATGCAGTATCAGAAATAA